A section of the Delphinus delphis chromosome 1, mDelDel1.2, whole genome shotgun sequence genome encodes:
- the LZIC gene encoding protein LZIC isoform X3: protein MASRGKTETSKLKQNLEEQLDRLMQQLQDLEECREELDTDEYEETKKETLEQLSEFNDSLKKIMSGNMTLVDELSGMQLAIQAAISQAFKTPEVIRLFAKKQPGQLRTRLAEMDRDLMVGKLERDLYTQQKVEILTALRKLGEKLTADDEAFLSANAGAILSQFEKVSTDLGSGDKVLALASFEVEKTKK from the exons ATGGCTTCCAGAGGAAAGACAGAGACAAGCAAATTAAAGCAGAACTTAGAAGAACAGTTGGATAGACTAATGCAGCAATTACAGGACCTGGAGGAATGCAG AGAGGAACTTGATACAGATGAATatgaagaaaccaaaaaagaaactCTGGAACAACTAAGTGAATTTAATGATTCACTAAAGAAAATTATGTCTGGAAATATGACTTTGGTTGATGAACTAAGTGGAATGCAACTG GCTATCCAGGCAGCTATCAGCCAGGCCTTTAAAACCCCAGAGGTCATCAGATTGTTTGCAAAGAAACAACCAGGTCAGCTTCGGACAAGGTTAGCAGAG ATGGATAGAGATCTCATGGTAGGAAAGCTGGAAAGAGACCTGTATACTCAGCAGAAAGTGGAGATACTAACAGCTCTCAGGAAACTTGGAGAGAAG CTGACTGCAGATGACGAGGCCTTCTTGTCAGCAAACGCAGGTGCTATACTCAGCCAGTTTGAGAAAGTCTCTACAGACCTTG GCTCTGGCGACAAAGTTCTTGCTTTGGCAAGTTTTGaggttgaaaaaacaaaaaaatga
- the LZIC gene encoding protein LZIC isoform X1, protein MASRGKTETSKLKQNLEEQLDRLMQQLQDLEECREELDTDEYEETKKETLEQLSEFNDSLKKIMSGNMTLVDELSGMQLAIQAAISQAFKTPEVIRLFAKKQPGQLRTRLAEFPDQGSNPRPLHWKADSLLLDHQMDRDLMVGKLERDLYTQQKVEILTALRKLGEKLTADDEAFLSANAGAILSQFEKVSTDLGSGDKVLALASFEVEKTKK, encoded by the exons ATGGCTTCCAGAGGAAAGACAGAGACAAGCAAATTAAAGCAGAACTTAGAAGAACAGTTGGATAGACTAATGCAGCAATTACAGGACCTGGAGGAATGCAG AGAGGAACTTGATACAGATGAATatgaagaaaccaaaaaagaaactCTGGAACAACTAAGTGAATTTAATGATTCACTAAAGAAAATTATGTCTGGAAATATGACTTTGGTTGATGAACTAAGTGGAATGCAACTG GCTATCCAGGCAGCTATCAGCCAGGCCTTTAAAACCCCAGAGGTCATCAGATTGTTTGCAAAGAAACAACCAGGTCAGCTTCGGACAAGGTTAGCAGAG ttccccgaccagggatcgaacccgcgtcccctgcattggaaggcggattctttactactggaccaccag ATGGATAGAGATCTCATGGTAGGAAAGCTGGAAAGAGACCTGTATACTCAGCAGAAAGTGGAGATACTAACAGCTCTCAGGAAACTTGGAGAGAAG CTGACTGCAGATGACGAGGCCTTCTTGTCAGCAAACGCAGGTGCTATACTCAGCCAGTTTGAGAAAGTCTCTACAGACCTTG GCTCTGGCGACAAAGTTCTTGCTTTGGCAAGTTTTGaggttgaaaaaacaaaaaaatga
- the LZIC gene encoding protein LZIC isoform X2, which yields MASRGKTETSKLKQNLEEQLDRLMQQLQDLEECREELDTDEYEETKKETLEQLSEFNDSLKKIMSGNMTLVDELSGMQLAIQAAISQAFKTPEVIRLFAKKQPGQLRTRLAEFPDQGSNPRPLHWKADSLLLDHQMDRDLMVGKLERDLYTQQKVEILTALRKLGEKLTADDEAFLSANAGAILSQFEKVSTDLGEHLRLKKYTY from the exons ATGGCTTCCAGAGGAAAGACAGAGACAAGCAAATTAAAGCAGAACTTAGAAGAACAGTTGGATAGACTAATGCAGCAATTACAGGACCTGGAGGAATGCAG AGAGGAACTTGATACAGATGAATatgaagaaaccaaaaaagaaactCTGGAACAACTAAGTGAATTTAATGATTCACTAAAGAAAATTATGTCTGGAAATATGACTTTGGTTGATGAACTAAGTGGAATGCAACTG GCTATCCAGGCAGCTATCAGCCAGGCCTTTAAAACCCCAGAGGTCATCAGATTGTTTGCAAAGAAACAACCAGGTCAGCTTCGGACAAGGTTAGCAGAG ttccccgaccagggatcgaacccgcgtcccctgcattggaaggcggattctttactactggaccaccag ATGGATAGAGATCTCATGGTAGGAAAGCTGGAAAGAGACCTGTATACTCAGCAGAAAGTGGAGATACTAACAGCTCTCAGGAAACTTGGAGAGAAG CTGACTGCAGATGACGAGGCCTTCTTGTCAGCAAACGCAGGTGCTATACTCAGCCAGTTTGAGAAAGTCTCTACAGACCTTG